From the Excalfactoria chinensis isolate bCotChi1 chromosome 1, bCotChi1.hap2, whole genome shotgun sequence genome, one window contains:
- the NUP107 gene encoding nuclear pore complex protein Nup107, producing the protein MDRNSFGDVLSPISTEVAKPGWKLSSQKRVSILTSLDDSIGSMTPRGQIIPRTPSSLFRQPFIASRSSLKQTDTPTGLGAAGKSPLILQNSGLLGNQSMLDESNWTSVLSPQQTGMFTNLDMTEDVTTSAVLLREDDPGEAATMSMYSDFLHSFLKHTSTTIFDLVDEYESICNNQVNILGKIVYRATPGQQKFSKTASVLWLLKQEMVTWRLLSSLYRDRIQSALEDETAFEMTVLNASEKMNVDNLFQKDALVRQSQLVVDWLESIAKDEIGNFSDNIEFYAKSVYWENTLHTLKQRQLSTYIGSSRPLVTELDPDAPIRQKLPLDDLDREDDARLLKYLFTLIRAGMTDEAQRLCKRCGQAWRAATLEGWKLYHDPNINGGNEVQPVEGNPYRCIWKICCWRMAEEEQFNRYERAIYAALSGNLKQLLPVCDTWEDTVWAYFRVMVDTLVEQEIRTSVVTAEEVEELPREYLETNWTSEKVFEELQATDKKRVIEENQEHYRVIQKFIILGDVDGLMEEFNRWLSKDRNVLPGHLLRFMTHLILFFRTLGLQTKEEVSVEVLKTYIQRMISERHTDLIAFYVSHLPPELAVAQYALFLEDVTESDQRHHCLELAKEAGLDVAAITKTVVENIRKKDAGDFSHHDQMLDTGTTEADRLKIDVIDWLVFDPAQRAEALKQSNAIMRKFLASKKHEAAKDVFVKIPQDSIAEIYNQWEEQGIEASLPAEDDNAIREHLCIRAYLEAHEIFNKWFQHMNSAPQKPPLLPQASFTEKVAHEHKEKKYEVDYGIWKSFLDGLTSDVKEKMYNVLLFVDGGWMVDVREDAEEDPERTHQMILLRKLCLPMMCFLLHTVLHSTGQYQECLRLADMVASERHKLYTVFSKEELRKFLQKLRESSLMLLDQDLDPLGYEIQS; encoded by the exons ATGGACAG aaacAGTTTTGGAGATGTACTGTCACCCATCAGTACAGAGGTGGCTAAGCCTGGATGGAAACTAAGCTCTCAGAAAAGAGTTTCCA TTCTTACATCCCTGGATGACAGCATTGGAAGTATGACGCCCAGAGGCCAGATAATTCCACGAACTCCCAGTTCATTGTTTCGCCAGCCAT TTATTGCGTCTCGAAGCTCTCTGAAGCAGACAGACACACCTACCggcctgggagctgcagggaaatCTCCTCTGATTCTGCAGAATTCTGGTCTGCTTGGCAATCAATCAATG ttggATGAAAGTAACTGGACGTCAGTGCTCTCGCCTCAGCAGACAGGAATGTTTACAAATCTAGACATGACAGAAGATGTCACCACAAGTGCTGTACTGTTACGTGAGGATGATCCTGGGGAAGCTG CTACTATGAGCATGTACTCAGATTTTCTGCATTCCTTCCTGAAACATACATCAACTACCATTTTCGATCTTGTGGATGAGTATGAAAGTATATGTAATAATCAG GTGAATATACTGGGGAAGATAGTTTACAGAGCAACTCCTGGACAGCAGAAGTTTTCGAAAACCGCCAGTGTCTTGTGGCTTCTCAAGCAGGAGATGGTAACATGGAGATTGTTGTCCTCACTTTATAG AGACAGAATACAATCTGCACTGGAAGATGAAACTGCCTTTGAAATGACA GTTTTAAATGCAAGCGAAAAGATGAATGTAGACAACTTGTTTCAGAAAGATGCACTCGTTCGACAAAGCCAG CTGGTGGTAGATTGGCTAGAGAGCATTGCCAAGGATGAAATTGGGAACTTCTCTGATAATATTGAGTTTTATGCAAAATCTGTGTATTG GGAGAATACGTTACATACCCTGAAGCAGAGACAGTTAAGTACATACATTGGAAGTTCTCGACCTCTGGTAACAGAGTTG gaTCCAGATGCTCCCATAAGACAGAAACTGCCTCTTGATGATTTGGATCGAGAAGATGATGCAAGGTTACTGAAGTATCTCTTCACTCTTATCAGAGCAGGGATGACAGATGAG GCACAGCGCTTATGCAAACGATGTGGTCAGGCCTGGAGAGCTGCAACTTTGGAAGGATGGAAATTGTATCATGATCCCAACATAAATGGAg GAAACGAGGTACAGCCTGTTGAAGGGAATCCATACAGATGCATTTGGAAAATATGTTGTTGGCGGATGGCTGAAGAG GAGCAATTCAACAGATATGAGAGAGCAATCTATGCAGCACTCAGTGGAAACCTCAAGCAG CTTCTTCCAGTTTGTGACACATGGGAGGACACCGTTTGGGCATATTTCAGGGTCATGGTGGATACACTTGTGGAGCAGGAAATACGAACATCAGTAGTAACTGCCGAGGAGGTGGAAGAGCTCCCTAGAGAGTATTTAGAAACCAA CTGGACTTcagaaaaagtttttgaagaaCTTCAGGCAACAGACAAGAAG AGAGTCATAGAGGAGAACCAAGAACACTATCGTGTGATTCAGAAATTCATTATACTGGGAGACGTGGATG GTCTGATGGAAGAATTCAACAGATGGCTTTCCAAAGACAGAAATGTGCTTCCAGGGCACCTCCTTCGTTTCATGACGCATCTTATTCTGTTTTTCCGCACTTTGGGCCTGCAAACTAAG GAGGAAGTCTCCGTTGAAGTCCTAAAGACCTACATTCAG cGGATGATATCGGAGAGGCACACAGACTTAATAGCTTTTTATGTTAGCCACCTGCCCCCAGAGCTGGCTGTTGCCCAGTATGCTCTGTTTCTAGAAGACGTTACTGAAAGCGATCAGCGCCACCACTGTCTTGAATTAGCCAAAGAAGCAG GCCTGGATGTTGCAGCCATAACGAAAACTGTTGTTGAGAACATCCGCAAGAAGGATGCTGGGGATTTCAGTCACCATGATCAGATGTTAGACACAGGCACAACAGAG GCAGATCGGCTGAAAATAGACGTAATTGACTGGCTCGTATTTGATCCGGcacagagggctgaagcactcAAGCAAAGCAATGCTATCATGAGGAAGTTCTTGG CATCCAAGAAGCACGAAGCTGCAAAAGACGTGTTTGTGAAGATTCCTCAAGACTCTATAGCAGAAATATATAACCAATGGGAAGAGCAGGGAATAGAAGCCTCTCTTCCAGCTGAAGACGACAATGCAATAAGAGAACATTTATGTATACGGGCATATTTG GAGGCCCATGAAATCTTCAATAAATGGTTTCAACACATGAACTCAGCTCCACAGAAGCCGCCTTTGTTGCCACAAGCAAGTTTCACTGAAAAAGTGGCCCATgaacataaagaaaagaagtacGAG GTGGACTATGGTATCTGGAAAAGTTTCTTGGACGGCCTTACGAGTGATGTCAAGGAGAAAATGTACAACGTGTTGCTGTTTGTTGATGGAGGATGGATGGTTGATGTTAGAGAG GATGCTGAGGAGGACCCCGAACGAACACATCAGATGATTCTGCTGCGAAAGCTGTGTCTGCCAATGATGTGCTTCCTACTGCACACGGTGTTGCATAGTACTGGGCAGTACCAGGAGTGCCTGCGGCTGGCTGACATGGTGGCATCTGAGAGGCACAAGCTCTATACG gtattttcaaaagaagagCTCCGAAAATTCCTACAGAAGCTGAGGGAATCGTCTCTGATGCTCCTGGACCAGGACCTGGATCCCCTGGGGTACGAAATTCAGTCTTAG